In Bosea sp. PAMC 26642, the DNA window CTCCTCCGACTATGTCCCCGCCAGCCTGCTTCAGGCCGTGCTGAAGCTGTATGCCGACCACGGCATCGGCCTGCCTGAAGCGATGGGCATGGTGACCTGGAAGGTCGCCGATATTCTCGGCCTGAAGGATCGCGGCCATCTCAAGCCTGGGCTGCGCGCAGACCTCGTCCGCTTCAGGGCGCTGGGACCGACGCCGGTGATCGCCACCGTCTGGTCACAGGGGCAGCGCGCGTTTTGAGCGGGCCGCGCTACGCCGTCTACTACGCCCCGTCCGCCGACAGCGAGCTCTGGCGCTTCGGCAGCGCGACCCTGGGTTATGACGCGCTGACGGGTGCGGACATTCCCTTCGCCGTGCCAGCCGGCTGCGACGCGTCAACCTGGCCCGACCTGACGGCGGAGCCCCGCCGGTATGGCTTCCACGGCACGCTGAAGGCGCCCTTCGAGCTAGCCTCGGGCCGCAGCGAGGGCCAGCTGCGTGCCTTCGCGCACAACTACGCCTCGGGCCTCGACCCCGTCCCGCTCTCAGGCTTGACCGTCACCGCGCTCGGCCCGTTCATCGCGCTGACGCCCGTCCAGCAGAGCGACGCATTGCAGCGCTTCGCCTTCGCGCTGGTCCAGGCTTACGAGCCCTTCCGGGCGCCGTTGAGCGAATCCGATCTGGCGCGCCGGCTGAAATCGCCGCTGACCCCGGCGCACCGGGCCTATCTCGAAGCCTATGGCTATCCTTATGTTGGCGACGCCTTCCGCTTCCATATGACGCTGACGGGCTCGCTGCCGCCGGACGCCGTCGCGCCGACGCGGCAAGCGCTGGCGCAGGCCTATGCCGCGAGCGTACCGGCAGGCCCGGTCGCGATCGACCGCATCGCCCTATTCAAGCAGGACACCCGCGACAGCCGCTTCCGCCTGCTCGATTCGGTCCTGCTGGGTTGATGGATCGGCCTGGGCGGGTCTAGGGGCCTGGCTGACAAGAGCTTCACCATGTCGATGACAGATGACGATATCCAGCGCGCCGTCATTCCGGACAAGCCGCGAAGCGGCGCCGATCCGGAATCCATCATAGAACATCGCAGTGCCTTACAATGAATTCCGGGTCTCCGCTTCGCTGCGCCCGGAATGACGGTGCGGGAATGATCGCCGGTGACCACTGCAATCCGACGAGGTCAGATCGTCAAGGGAAGCGCTCAGGCGATTTCGACGCCCGCAAGTTCCCGCACCGCCGCCACGAACGCCGCCGCCCCCTCCGCGACCGTCCGGTCGTTCTGGATCGTCACCAGCTTCGCCTGCTTGGTCCGCAAGGGCGCCTCGCGGGCAAGGCGCGCGGCGATATCGGCCTCGCTCTCGCGACCCCGCGCCGCGAGTCGCTTCGCCAGCACGGCGTCGGGCGCGGTAATCTCGATCACCACGATACGCTCGGCCAGCGCCTCCGCCGCAGCGATGACCGCACGCGAGACGTTGACGATCACGACCTGGCGCTGGGCGATGCCGGCGAGCTCGGTGGCGGGGATGCCGTAGCACAACCCATGCGCCCGCCAGCTCAGCGCCATCTCGCCGCGCGCTTCGGCGCTGGCGAAGCCCGCCTCGTCGCAGCTGTCATGGTCCTCTGCACCGGCCATCGCCGGCCGCGTGATCAGGCGGCGCGCGAAATGGAAACCGCCATCATCCGCCAGCGCCTCACGCGCGGCGTCCATCAGCGTGTCCTTGCCGGCCCCGGACGGGCCGACGACCAGCACGAGCGCGCCCTGGTATTTCACGGACAGATCGGGAGAGACTGACGACATGGCAGCTAGGAAACTGGGGCTGGAACCTGTGATCGACCCGACCGCGCAGGTGCGGCAGGCGACGCTCGGACGCTATACGGAAATCGGCGCGCGCACCGCCTTCGTCGAGTCGACCATGGGCGATTACTCCTATGTCGTGAACGACGCGAATGTCATTTACACGACGATCGGGAAATTCTGCTCGATCGCCGCCCATACCCGCATCAACCCCGGCAACCACCCGATGCAACGGGCGAGCCAGTCGCATTTCACCTACCGCGCCTCGGCCTATTTCGAGGATGCGCAGGACGATGCGGAGTTCTTCGCCTGGCGCCGCTCGACGCCGGTCACGATCGGCCACGACGTCTGGATCGGCCATGGCGCCATTATCCTGCCCGGCCGCAGCATCGGCACCGGCGCGGTGGTGGCGGGCGGCGCGATCGTCACCAAGGATGTACCGCCCTACACCATCGTCGGGGGCAATCCGGCCCGGCCGATCAGGCGCCGCTTTCCCGAGCCGATCGCCGAGCGGCTAATGGCGCTGGCCTGGTGGGACTGGGAGCACGCAAGGCTGCGCGAGGCGCTGGAGGATTTCCGGGCGCTCCCGGTCGAGGCGTTTCTGGAGAAGCACGGCCGCTGAGGAGCGCATTGCCGAACCCCTGTCATTCTGGGGCTTCGCGCAGCGAAGAGCCCGGAACCCATACGCACTGCCAATACCGGAAAAGTCGATGAGGTCGGGCGCTTGACTGGCAAGACCTGTGTTTATGGGTTCCTGGCTCGACCTTCGGGTCGCCCCGGAATGACGGCGCTCGGGCTAGCCGGCGTCAGTTCCCCATGCCGCCGATCCATAGGCCCAGGTACAGCGCCGCGCCCAGTACTGCCACGAACGCGGCCGCCAGTACCTCGAGCCCTGCGATTACGCGCGCGCCACGCAGCGAGCCGCCGCCTGCGAGCCTCAAGGCGGCAAACTTGAAGAATACCGCCAGCGCCGCAAGCGCGCCCGTGGTCAGCGCCGTGCCGAGGGCCATGGCGAAGGTCGCGGCGATGCCGGCCCAGAGCAGGCCCTGCGAGGCGGAAAAGACGAGGATGATCAGCGCGCCCGCGCAGGGACGCAGACCCGCCGCGAACACCACGCCCGCGATCTCACGCCAGCCGCCGAGGCGCGCGGTCTCATCGGGGGTCGGCATATGGACATGGTCGCAGGACGGATCATGCGCGCCTACGCCATTTCCGAGCGCCAGCAACGCGCCGGCCTTGCGCCAGAGCACAAGGGCCCCGACCAGCGCCACGAGCGCAAAGCTCGTCTGCTCGATCGCGGTGGTGGCAATCGTCATCGTCTGCGCCGTTGTCCTGAAGGCGAGCGTCAGCGTCGCGACCAGCGCGATGGCGACGAGCGCCTGCAGGATCGCCGCTGCGAAGCTCAGGCCCACGCCGCGCCACAAGCTGCGGTCGTCGGCGACGATATACGCCGAGATCACCGCCTTGCCGTGGCCTGGGCCGGCGGCATGGAAGACGCCATAGCCGAAGGCGAGACCCAGCAGGCTCCACAATGCGGCCGGGCTCTGCGCAATCGCCTTCAGCGCGGCGGTCAGGTCGCGGTAGAAGGTCGATTGCCAGGCCAGCAGAACGCCGCCGATCCCCGTCGTCGAGGGCAGCGCCTCGCGCGGCAGTCCGGCCCCGAAGGGATTGCGCGGCGGCGGCGGTGGCGGCGGGCTGACGCTGGTGATGACGATCGCCACAAGCGTCAGCGCGCCGGCGACGAGAGCGAGCGCGAGCAAGGCGATCAGCAGCCGTCGAAACCGCCCTCCCCGGCCCCACCAGCCCTCATCCTGAGGAGAAGCCGAAGGCTTCGTCTCGAAGGATCCAGAGCGCGCTGGAGCATCCTTCGAGACGCGGACTGGCGCCCGCTCCTCAGGATGAGGGCTTTGGGTTTGTGGTGGAAAACTCAGGGACATGCCACCAGCGCGCGCGTCGTGACCTGCAGCCCGCTCGTGTCGGGCGTGGCTGTGACGTCTTCCTGGGCGAGCTTCTGCTGCGTGGCGGGATCGAGCTTGGGCGGTCTTGCGACGCGCACGACGCAGCCTTTCGGCGCATCACGGGTGGTGACCGCATCGGGCGCATCGACGATGTCGAACGCGACGAAATAGCTCGGATCGCCGATCTCGATGCCGAAGGAGCGGGATGCGACCGCCGGCGTCTTCAGCGGCAGAGTGTAGGTCAGGGTCAGAATCTTGTTCTCGAAGGCGAGGCTCGCCTGCGTCGGCGTGCCGAATTCCTGAACCTTGCCATTGGCCTTGGCGATGGTGAAGAAGCCGACCTCGGGCAGGGATTCGATATTGACCTTGGCGAGTTCCGTCAGTTCGTCGGGCGTCAGCTTGCCGTCGCCGTTCTTGTCGAGCCCCTGGGTGATGTAGGCCGAATAGGCCTCGTCAAAGCTCCAGACATGCTGCAGCGCCGTCACCGTGCCGCCAGCTCCGTAGATGATCTGGGTGCGTGCCGAAACGAAGACATGAGGGTGAGCGCTTGCCGGCCCGGCCAGCAACGGCAAAGCGCCGACGCCCGCGATAAGCGCTGCGGTGATGGCACAACACTTCACGGCCGGTTCCTTCGCATGAGACGGAAAGCCTGGGCAGGGCATGGTTAACGCATCGTGAATGCGGGCGTCGCACCGGCTGTGACGCCCACCAGCCTTCTCTCGCAAACGGGGCCAAATCGCGGCAGGCCGCTGTCGATGCGCGCCAGGCTGGAACGATCCCAGAGTGATTGACCCCGCCTCTGAGATATGTCAGCATTACTGACGTATCTGGCGATGCCCGATGTGAAGCTTGGAGGCGGGATCAACCGGCCCCATATTCTGGGAAACGCGACGATCGAGGGAGGTCGGCCATGGCCGAGATTCAGCACGCTGCGACATCGGACGGCAAAGACCGCGCCAACGGGCTGCGCGAGGTCGCGCTCGACGACAAATACGATCTCTCCAAACAACGCATTTTCCTGAACGGCACGCAGGCGATCGCGCGCATGCTGATGGTCCAGCGCGAGCGCGACAAGCACGCGGGGCTGAACACGGCCGGCTTCGTCTCGGGCTATCGCGGCTCGCCCCTCGGCGGCCTCGACCAGCAGTTGACGCGGGCGGCCAAGCACCTGAAAGCCGCCGATGTCGTCTTTACGCCGGGGCTGAACGAGGATCTCGCGGCAACCGCCGTCTGGGGCACGCAGCAGGCGGAGCTCCAGGGCGAAGGCAAATATGACGGCGTCTTCGCGCTCTGGTACGGCAAGGGCCCCGGCGTCGACCGCACCGGCGACGTCTTCCGCCACGGCAACATGGCCGGCACCTCCCCCCATGGCGGCGTGATCTGCCTGATGGGCGACGACCACACGGCCGAAAGCTCGACCAAC includes these proteins:
- a CDS encoding DUF1045 domain-containing protein; amino-acid sequence: MSGPRYAVYYAPSADSELWRFGSATLGYDALTGADIPFAVPAGCDASTWPDLTAEPRRYGFHGTLKAPFELASGRSEGQLRAFAHNYASGLDPVPLSGLTVTALGPFIALTPVQQSDALQRFAFALVQAYEPFRAPLSESDLARRLKSPLTPAHRAYLEAYGYPYVGDAFRFHMTLTGSLPPDAVAPTRQALAQAYAASVPAGPVAIDRIALFKQDTRDSRFRLLDSVLLG
- a CDS encoding phosphonate metabolism protein/1,5-bisphosphokinase (PRPP-forming) PhnN encodes the protein MDAAREALADDGGFHFARRLITRPAMAGAEDHDSCDEAGFASAEARGEMALSWRAHGLCYGIPATELAGIAQRQVVIVNVSRAVIAAAEALAERIVVIEITAPDAVLAKRLAARGRESEADIAARLAREAPLRTKQAKLVTIQNDRTVAEGAAAFVAAVRELAGVEIA
- a CDS encoding transferase hexapeptide repeat family protein, whose translation is MAARKLGLEPVIDPTAQVRQATLGRYTEIGARTAFVESTMGDYSYVVNDANVIYTTIGKFCSIAAHTRINPGNHPMQRASQSHFTYRASAYFEDAQDDAEFFAWRRSTPVTIGHDVWIGHGAIILPGRSIGTGAVVAGGAIVTKDVPPYTIVGGNPARPIRRRFPEPIAERLMALAWWDWEHARLREALEDFRALPVEAFLEKHGR
- a CDS encoding nickel/cobalt transporter, coding for MLALALVAGALTLVAIVITSVSPPPPPPPRNPFGAGLPREALPSTTGIGGVLLAWQSTFYRDLTAALKAIAQSPAALWSLLGLAFGYGVFHAAGPGHGKAVISAYIVADDRSLWRGVGLSFAAAILQALVAIALVATLTLAFRTTAQTMTIATTAIEQTSFALVALVGALVLWRKAGALLALGNGVGAHDPSCDHVHMPTPDETARLGGWREIAGVVFAAGLRPCAGALIILVFSASQGLLWAGIAATFAMALGTALTTGALAALAVFFKFAALRLAGGGSLRGARVIAGLEVLAAAFVAVLGAALYLGLWIGGMGN
- a CDS encoding DUF1007 family protein, producing the protein MKCCAITAALIAGVGALPLLAGPASAHPHVFVSARTQIIYGAGGTVTALQHVWSFDEAYSAYITQGLDKNGDGKLTPDELTELAKVNIESLPEVGFFTIAKANGKVQEFGTPTQASLAFENKILTLTYTLPLKTPAVASRSFGIEIGDPSYFVAFDIVDAPDAVTTRDAPKGCVVRVARPPKLDPATQQKLAQEDVTATPDTSGLQVTTRALVACP